The proteins below are encoded in one region of Natronospira bacteriovora:
- a CDS encoding N-acetylmuramoyl-L-alanine amidase: MRIIERHLPAFCYRDAPLNPEGLIVHWISVNPDAPELNAESVADSYGVDDIWNFLVELNRPGPEKGPIWKPMDGGRLWGSYHYLISRAGDIYQLVPPNRQAYHAGKSEWRGRVNCNGWTLGVALAGGRDDDYEPAQYEALAWLTSHHGLGPWATAGHDEVAIPQGRRQDPGRQFDWQHFRHLVRQEAA, translated from the coding sequence ATGCGGATCATTGAACGCCACCTGCCAGCCTTCTGCTACCGGGATGCGCCACTGAATCCCGAGGGCCTGATCGTCCACTGGATCAGCGTCAATCCCGATGCGCCCGAGCTGAATGCCGAGAGCGTTGCCGACAGCTACGGCGTGGACGACATCTGGAACTTCCTCGTTGAGCTGAACCGGCCCGGGCCGGAGAAAGGCCCGATCTGGAAGCCGATGGACGGCGGCCGCCTCTGGGGTAGCTACCACTACCTTATCAGCCGCGCCGGCGACATCTACCAGCTCGTGCCGCCGAATCGCCAGGCCTACCACGCTGGAAAATCCGAATGGCGCGGCCGCGTGAATTGCAACGGCTGGACCCTGGGTGTCGCCCTTGCCGGTGGGCGCGATGACGACTACGAGCCTGCGCAGTATGAGGCCCTGGCCTGGCTCACATCTCACCATGGGCTCGGACCCTGGGCCACGGCCGGCCATGACGAGGTGGCCATACCCCAGGGCCGCCGGCAGGACCCGGGCCGCCAATTCGACTGGCAGCACTTCCGCCATCTGGTGCGTCAGGAGGCCGCATGA